In the Necator americanus strain Aroian chromosome X, whole genome shotgun sequence genome, AGAATTGCGCGATGCAGTAACAAAAGCGAAACACTCCACCCAGATTGAAGAGCAGGAAAAGGCCTCCTCAAAGATTGCCGAATTGgaagagaaaacaatgaaCCTCTTGGCCACAGTAGCCAGGAGTGAGGAAGCTCGATCAGAAGCCTATGATGCTTTACTGCAttcagaggaagaaaaagctgCTCTTGTTGAGGTAAGAAATAGTTTCTCGATAGTCGATACCTCTTTATTTGCTATACATTTGTAGGAATTGGTCGAAGTGCGCAATCGTCAAATGAGTTTAGAAAAAGCGTTTGATGACGAGGATGTAGTGAGTACCTTAAAATCTGCAATCGCGGAAATTCGCGAAAGAAATCCAGGTTACGATCTGCATGGTGCGTTAGTCGCTAACATAACATTGCTGTGTAATCCAGTGATTACCTTGAAGTTTTTGTGTAGCTCTCCTTGGGCCAGATCcggagaagaagaagcttGAACATGAGCTCCAAATTTTAAAGGATGAGTATGGTCAATGCAAATATCGTCTAGATTTGCTGACTGCTAACAATGctgttggttttctttttcgtactgttcttttgttttcgtccATAGCACAATATTTTAGCAAGAAACTGATAATACTGGTAATTCGAAAGAAGTCCGTCTTGTCGCAGAGcagtttcaaaacaaaattctgaAGTTGTTGGCTGTACATGCTAAGGATAGAGCTGCTTACGAAAAGGTGAGAACAGCTTTACagagtaatttttccatttttcttattctctaTTGCTTGTAAACTGTTTTATCGTGACATCAACTTATTTGATAATTTGTTGGACGACGATTGTTTCCACTCTTCCTTTTCACAAACTTtagttttatatattttatcgtTTGAATCTTGAATACACTGTCTACCAGTTGTCTCTAAAGACGTTctaatttcctttatttattcttgtttATCACAGGTGAAATAGTTGTATTTGTAGCTGTTGTTGCAcaaaattttaactttttcgcCTTTGCCTTTCTACTGATTTTGCTGAGGAAGTTTTGCGGTCTTCTCGACTAATTATCCGTACATTTCCCCTTTCAGTCTGCGCGTGATCTTAATGCGAGGATTTCTGAACTAGAACAGCGAGAAGGCCGACTTGTAACGGAAATGAGACGagaaatgaataataggagttagtttctcgttttttttccttgctgcAAAACAACTAACATGTTCGTTGTCCCCGTTTAGTTTCTGAAATGGAAACCGAAATGCAGAAGCAGCGTACCCGTACCATTGACGTCgttgcagaaaaagaaaaagagctggaagctgctaggttGATTGtcattgaaaaatattccGCTTTTCTATTGCGTAAACTAACTATGTCAATTTAGTATTGTAAAGGCGTCTAAAaaagaatggttttttttttgtaagctgCTGTTTCCTTGCGTAAAAGGATGTGATTAGTATGTTCGAAccctttaaaaatttcttatccCAGATCAATTCTGGTCACACTTCGAAGCGAACAGATGAATGCCCCAGCAGATCCGTCTCAATCCGGCAAGTTAATCGTATCCAAGAGAAGATCCAGCGAACATAAACGTTATGCAGATAGAAGATATAGCACTGGTAAGTTCTGCACATTTttaatccattttttcttttcattgaaataaatttatggTTATATGCGAGATATCGCTTTTCAGGCTCAAGGAAGAGTTTAGATGCAATTTCAGTGAGTAGTGTGGATGCAGGCACAGGTATGTGACCTCGTTCCCAGTTCTTTTCCCAAAACCTCACGTCTATTCTCTGGTTTAATTGTTGTTCGTTTAGACGGAAGTGGAATCCCTATTCCCATGGCAAATGAgtctagaaatattttctatgaaGAAGAATTGTTGAAGAAGGATAGggaaatccaggaaatgaGGTGCGGTGCGGTTGAGTTTCTCATGCGCatatttttactgtttttgtaGCTCTTCGGTGAGTGTCGCTTTTGTTCCAGGAATGTTTCACATCAACTCGACTATCGCCTCCGGGAAATTGAGCAAGCAGCGCTTGTTAAAGAACTTGAACATCACAGGAAGACTGAAGCAATGAACGAAGAAATTACAAAGTTACAGAGTAAGTGTAGAAgttggaggtttttttttcttggcgaAGCAGATATTGATTGAGGGTTTGATTGAGATTGGTCTCTCGTTGTCACTccagttattttatttagacAAACTTTCTCTCCTTTCTACCGGCGGAGAAATGGAGTACTTACGCaacatttttgttcaattcATTCAGTCGAATAACTCTTCAGCCAAGAAGAACATCCTGAAAGCGATGGGGATGGCTCTCAGATTAAGCGCCAATGAGATGAAGTCGATTGATAGTAAATAGGTGTTCTTCGAACAAGGTgtaattaaattataattcTGCATATATATGTACAATTTTATCTTGCATAGTGAATGTCAGTGCTCATGGTTCGTGTTGTGATTCCCAGAAACGGTGCAAGCTCCTATTCCATTGTTCAGTTCATGCGCTGTTTAcgccaataaatttgttttctcCAGGTTCCTCTGAAAACAATGCCGTATTTTTAGTTGGCAGATATACTTTAAGGATATTTCCTCGTGATTTTTATTCACTAGgtaaaagtgatgaaaaagaaaatcgcttCACTAGGGTTGGTCGATAAACCAGCGTGTAAGCGCTAGTTTCTCCtattttcaccattccgacaCAAAATGCATTGGATTCCGAGACTTCTGCAGTTTCGGACTACTATATCACTGTCGACTACATCAAcggaacttttttccttttttctagtgAAGGTATGGTTGTCATTAGCGTTTGTAGCTGTATCTTTTCTTGACAAACAATTTGGAGGCCCATCTATACCTACTAGAAATACGACGAATTAGAAAACTACACTTACTTTATAGTTACGCTCAAAGAATATGTAATTGTTACTGGAAAACGAATATATTCCGTACTTTCTGACCTATCTTTCCTTCTAGGATACGCTGGGTTAGGATTAGTCATGTGAAGGATCCTTCATCGTTGATCACATAGGCAGATTGCTCAATAGCATTCTGATCGGAatagaattatttcattttatgtttcttctacttttcatTGAAATAGACAAACGTAGTATCACTATTCTGACTATAACTTCTTGAACATTTTTCAAGAAGACATTTTTTCAAGATGCAGAAACGatcattcttcttcatttgaGTGTCTTCTTAGACATTTTGAAGTTCGTTTGGTGAACAAGAACCGGAACTCATAACAATTATCGTCTGCCAACCAGCTGGAAATGAATGTAACAGCGAGATGGATAATTAATATGACCGTATTTCATATATATGTTACTGATCGATTGATTGTTGGATCTTCAACGGATCTTAAATCTTCAATCGTTTGTTTTTATCCAGATGCGTCTCGGTTACGAAATGAAATACGTATGATTGTGGTCTCCGCAATGAGTTCTGGAGAAGAACCGCCTTATATTGTTGCTCCTGAACAAGTAACTCTTCTTGTCCAGTACGGTACTACAATTTTTTGTATATGGTCACCCtaaagagaaatttgaaagcagTGTTAAGGCTTTGCTCGGGTTCGGGAACCGTTGCAGTCTTCAGATCGGGCTTTCCTTCCCTCGGTTCCTAATTTCACAGAGTCTGTAAACCCTGCGGAGGTGAATCTTTCCCATATTTAGATTGTTTTTTGTGCTCTTATGTCATGTTAAGGGAGAAGAAGAACGTGCTCGGCTGATAGTAGTTGGTCGAAAGGCAAAAGCTTTGAAAAGAAGTAAATTAAGCAGTGAAGCAACAGCTAAGGAATTGAGGGTATTTTCGAtcagtgattccgtccattgtTTAAAAATTGATGCCCTTAGTGCAGGTGTCAAAAAACGACATGGCTGGCATCGATGCCTCCCCGGAAGAAATCATTGAAGTGATTAAAGAACTTCGGAAGGCGGAGAGTTGTGGGAATGACCAGGAGTTcatcaaatttctcaaaagttcgttttttttttcttgcaaagattctcttctcttgtttgatattttcttttcagtagaGTCTGACATGAACTATTATCGCTGGTTCGACGACTTAGAAGTACCAGTTCCAAGCACAAGGGATTTTCGAGCCAGAGAATTAGTTTACCATGACTTATGGCGTAAAGGATACTATCTAACAAGTGGAGAACAATTCGGTTCCGCTTGGTTGGTATACGAAGGTAAAATTCTTGTTATTATTTCTGAAGTGAATGTGAAGATGTACCTTGTTGAAGGACTTCCGGGAACAGTTCATGCAAAGTTTCTTTGCGAATACATTTTGGACGATCAGAGCTTGCTACCACTGAACATTATTTCGTTAATGCGTGTGGCAACTCAGGTGAAcctattttctttacttctaaTTCTACTCGTATTTCTACGGTCAAATTTCTACATATATTGTAGCAGAATTCAACATAATTGTGctgaaaaagtgttttttttttggaattgagGTGATAAGCTTATATcaaaaaggaaggaagt is a window encoding:
- a CDS encoding hypothetical protein (NECATOR_CHRX.G21508.T3), encoding MNVRELQKTLESQHEQLKLYEKKLKDVVRAYKSLEAEKTALQKALNALSPQDKDEQSSSSTSDEGTVENLKSAIATLTRENSRKEAAFQNDKRILLNENASLKEQLKKSAENNSNAERTIKSLQMKLKQIELDRERELVEHGKVLAEMQSRFAKEHQSFEAGAKESAVLSKRITQKDEALNQLKTREAELLRQVSSLTKEVKELTEKAYHVPSIQILKDEMANLKIDHERELRDAVTKAKHSTQIEEQEKASSKIAELEEKTMNLLATVARSEEARSEAYDALLHSEEEKAALVEELVEVRNRQMSLEKAFDDEDVVSTLKSAIAEIRERNPGYDLHALLGPDPEKKKLEHELQILKDEYGQCKYRLDLLTANNAQETDNTGNSKEVRLVAEQFQNKILKLLAVHAKDRAAYEKSARDLNARISELEQREGRLVTEMRREMNNRISEMETEMQKQRTRTIDVVAEKEKELEAARSILVTLRSEQMNAPADPSQSGKLIVSKRRSSEHKRYADRRYSTGSRKSLDAISVSSVDAGTDGSGIPIPMANESRNIFYEEELLKKDREIQEMRNVSHQLDYRLREIEQAALVKELEHHRKTEAMNEEITKLQNKLSLLSTGGEMEYLRNIFVQFIQSNNSSAKKNILKAMGMALRLSANEMKSIDISDYYITVDYINGTFFLFSSEDASRLRNEIRMIVVSAMSSGEEPPYIVAPEQVTLLVQYGFARVREPLQSSDRAFLPSVPNFTESVNPAEGEEERARLIVVGRKAKALKRSKLSSEATAKELRVSKNDMAGIDASPEEIIEVIKELRKAESCGNDQEFIKFLKIESDMNYYRWFDDLEVPVPSTRDFRARELVYHDLWRKGYYLTSGEQFGSAWLVYEGLPGTVHAKFLCEYILDDQSLLPLNIISLMRVATQVKKNLLIAVVASDSNVPHYIKFDWFKPYTKEYE
- a CDS encoding hypothetical protein (NECATOR_CHRX.G21508.T2), whose product is MKKKIASLGLVDKPAFSDYYITVDYINGTFFLFSSEDASRLRNEIRMIVVSAMSSGEEPPYIVAPEQVTLLVQYGFARVREPLQSSDRAFLPSVPNFTESVNPAEGEEERARLIVVGRKAKALKRSKLSSEATAKELRVSKNDMAGIDASPEEIIEVIKELRKAESCGNDQEFIKFLKIESDMNYYRWFDDLEVPVPSTRDFRARELVYHDLWRKGYYLTSGEQFGSAWLVYEGLPGTVHAKFLCEYILDDQSLLPLNIISLMRVATQVKKNLLIAVVASDSNVPHYIKFDWFKPYTKEYE
- a CDS encoding hypothetical protein (NECATOR_CHRX.G21508.T1) → MNVRELQKTLESQHEQLKLYEKKLKDVVRAYKSLEAEKTALQKALNALSPQDKDEQSSSSTSDEGTVENLKSAIATLTRENSRKEAAFQNDKRILLNENASLKEQLKKSAENNSNAERTIKSLQMKLKQIELDRERELVEHGKVLAEMQSRFAKEHQSFEAGAKESAVLSKRITQKDEALNQLKTREAELLRQVSSLTKEVKELTEKAYHVPSIQILKDEMANLKIDHERELRDAVTKAKHSTQIEEQEKASSKIAELEEKTMNLLATVARSEEARSEAYDALLHSEEEKAALVEELVEVRNRQMSLEKAFDDEDVVSTLKSAIAEIRERNPGYDLHALLGPDPEKKKLEHELQILKDEYGQCKYRLDLLTANNAQETDNTGNSKEVRLVAEQFQNKILKLLAVHAKDRAAYEKSARDLNARISELEQREGRLVTEMRREMNNRISEMETEMQKQRTRTIDVVAEKEKELEAARSILVTLRSEQMNAPADPSQSGKLIVSKRRSSEHKRYADRRYSTGSRKSLDAISVSSVDAGTDGSGIPIPMANESRNIFYEEELLKKDREIQEMRNVSHQLDYRLREIEQAALVKELEHHRKTEAMNEEITKLQNKLSLLSTGGEMEYLRNIFVQFIQSNNSSAKKNILKAMGMALRLSANEMKSIDSK